The following are encoded in a window of Sebastes umbrosus isolate fSebUmb1 chromosome 7, fSebUmb1.pri, whole genome shotgun sequence genomic DNA:
- the qpctla gene encoding glutaminyl-peptide cyclotransferase-like a, with the protein MSRSSRRYKPLQQQLSSGSLPGCDRLRMPRARVLLLCLFGVLVLAVVLGVYLSNDTTEGHVNRMPTADLTKDRLSHKPSKCSPAQIRRLASQVDGTRLWETHLRPILIERLPGTQGNLAVQQHITSTLSSLSAGWAVDLDAFQSSTPRGQVTFTNIVATLDPSAPRRLLLTCHYDSKALPPDPRAPEKVFLGASDSAVPCAMILELVTSLDAQLLSFKQQKLPVTLQLVFFDGEESFEEWTATDSLYGSRHMAERMANTPHPAGSTHTMLQAVDLFVLLDLLGGPDPLIANHFDNTARWFDRLIAAEKRLHRQGLLTSHPSEQTYFRKDVYLGPVQDDHIPFLHKGVPVLHVIATPFPQFWHTLDDTEENMHRPTVVNLTKIMAVFLAEYLGF; encoded by the exons ATGTCCAGGTCCAGTCGGAGGTACAagcctctgcagcagcagctgagctcCGGCTCTCTGCCCGGCTGTGACCGGCTGAGGATGCCCCGGGCCCGGgtgctgctgctctgcctcTTCGGGGTCCTGGTGCTGGCCGTGGTGCTGGGAGTCTACCTGTCCAACGACACCACAGAGGGACATGTGAACCGCATGCCCACTGCAGATCTGACCAAAGACAGG TTGTCCCACAAACCCAGCAAGTGCTCTCCGGCTCAAATCCGCCGTCTGGCCTCTCAGGTGGACGGTACCCGCCTGTGGGAGACCCACCTGAGGCCTATTCTAATAGAGAGGCTCCCAGGGACACAAGGCAACCTGGCTGTACAGCAG CACATCACCTCCACTCTGTCTTCGCTGTCTGCTGGCTGGGCCGTAGACTTGGACGCCTTCCAGTCTTCAACCCCTCGTGGCCAGGTCACCTTCACCAACATCGTCGCCACTCTGGATCCTTCGGCCCCTCGCAGGCTGCTCCTGACCTGTCACTACGACTCCAAGGCTCTGCCTCCAGACCCCCGGGCCCCAGAGAAGGTGTTTCTGGGGGCCAGTGACTCGGCAGTGCCCTGTGCTATGATCCTGGAGCTTGTCACCTCTCTGGATGCCCAGCTTCTATCATTCAAACAGCAG AAACTCCCCGTcactcttcagcttgtgtttttTGATGGGGAGGAGTCATTTGAGGAGTGGACCGCCACGGACTCGCTGTACGGCTCCCGTCACATGGCCGAGCGGATGGCCAACACGCCTCACCCTGCGGGCTCCACGCACACCATGCTTCAGGCTGTG GACCTCTTTGTGCTGCTAGACCTGCTCGGCGGTCCTGATCCACTGATTGCAAATCACTTTGATAATACGGCGCGCTGGTTTGACCGTCTGATCGCTGCAG AGAAGAGACTCCATCGACAGGGTCTCTTGACGTCTCACCCCTCTGAGCAGACGTATTTTAGGAAGGATGTGTACCTCGGACCTGTGCAGGACGACCACATCCCCTTCCTTCACAAAG gcgtCCCTGTGCTACACGTCATCGCCACTCCCTTCCCACAGTTCTGGCACACACTGGACGACACAGAGGAGAACATGCACCGTCCCACTGTGGTGAACCTGACCAAGATCATGGCTGTGTTTCTGGCAGAATATCTAGGCTTctga
- the six9 gene encoding SIX homeobox 9 codes for MIFTAEQVACVCEVLLQGGCMDRLAGFLRTLPPPSLSSSSSPCLGELESVLKAKAAVAFHQGHFIDLYTLLEGFPFSPRSHPLLQQLWLRAHYMEAERQRGRPLGAVGKYRVRRKYPLPHTIWDGEETSYCFKEKSRSILREWYRHNPYPSTQEKRELAAATALTTTQVSNWFKNRRQRDRTTDVNGFQISSSRGTSGEVYPSSDNDFSPPGSPHPLYHRPPPPPLSHPPPPLRHLCGGLNRVCPSNV; via the exons ATGATCTTCACAGCAGAGCAGGTGGCTTGTGTGTGCGAGGTCCTTCTGCAGGGCGGTTGTATGGATCGCCTTGCTGGTTTCCTCCGCAcgcttcctcctccttccctctcctcctcctcctctccttgccTTGGGGAGCTGGAGAGTGTGCTGAAGGCTAAAGCAGCAGTGGCCTTTCACCAAGGCCACTTCATTGACCTCTACACCCTTCTGGAGGGCTTCCCCTTCTCCCCACGCAGCCACCCgctcctgcagcagctctggCTCAGAGCCCACTACATGGAGGCCGAGAGGCAGAGGGGCCGACCCCTGGGAGCTGTGGGGAAGTATCGCGTAAGGAGGAAGTATCCTCTTCCACACACCATCTGGGACGGAGAGGAGACCAGCTACTGTTTCAAG GAAAAATCACGGAGTATACTCCGCGAGTGGTACCGCCATAATCCTTATCCTTCTACCCAGGAGAAGCGGGAGCTAGCGGCGGCCACCGCCCTAACGACCACACAGGTCAGCAACTGGTTCAAGAACCGCCGGCAGAGGGACCGAACCACCGATGTCAACGG TTTCCAAATATCTAGCTCTCGAGGAACCTCAGGAGAAGTCTACCCTTCCTCTGACAACGACTTTTCACCTCCAGGAAGCCCACATCCTCTGTACCACcgccctccacctccacccctctCCCACCCACCACCTCCTCTACGTCACTTGTGTGGAGGCCTCAATCGAGTCTGCCCttcaaatgtttaa